One Dinoroseobacter shibae DFL 12 = DSM 16493 genomic window carries:
- a CDS encoding cation diffusion facilitator family transporter encodes MASHSHAGHMPSSGKALVISAWLTGVYFVIELAVGLWTGSIAVLSDAFHTLSAVGGVLVAITAQRIARRPADSTRSFGWYRAEIIGALVNGGFLLGMALLVIWMGAMRLGDPIHLATGPMLWVAFGGLVTEVVSLALMWQSSKDDLNARGALWHIIQTFVGSLLIIVTALVIEFTGFLAIDPILGMAFGVVLLWASVGVIKEAVHILMEGTPEGTDLDAVTADLNGQDGVLDVHHVHAWTLTSGKHAFSAHIRHQSPAEAADLLNRAYRRLTEQHGFHMVTLQLETECLDERHARDLDIVQIAAAKAAQEKTDVRDAHPHPSPNTEGP; translated from the coding sequence AGTCATTCTCACGCCGGGCACATGCCGAGTTCCGGCAAGGCCCTTGTGATTTCGGCCTGGCTCACCGGCGTCTACTTCGTGATTGAACTGGCCGTCGGGCTCTGGACTGGCTCGATTGCCGTCCTGTCGGATGCGTTTCACACCCTGTCGGCGGTTGGCGGCGTTCTCGTGGCCATCACCGCGCAGCGGATTGCGCGCCGTCCAGCGGATTCGACGCGCAGTTTCGGATGGTACCGCGCCGAAATCATCGGGGCGCTGGTGAATGGCGGCTTTCTTCTCGGCATGGCGCTTCTGGTGATCTGGATGGGCGCGATGCGGCTCGGAGACCCGATCCACCTGGCCACAGGCCCCATGCTTTGGGTCGCCTTCGGGGGCCTGGTCACGGAAGTGGTCTCTCTGGCGCTGATGTGGCAATCGAGCAAGGACGATCTGAATGCCCGTGGCGCGCTCTGGCACATCATCCAGACCTTTGTCGGCAGCCTCCTGATCATCGTCACCGCCCTTGTGATCGAGTTCACCGGCTTTCTGGCGATTGACCCGATTCTCGGCATGGCGTTCGGGGTGGTTCTCCTCTGGGCCTCTGTGGGCGTAATCAAGGAAGCGGTCCACATTCTCATGGAAGGCACGCCCGAGGGAACGGATCTCGACGCTGTAACAGCGGACCTGAACGGGCAGGACGGGGTTCTGGATGTTCACCATGTGCATGCCTGGACGCTGACCAGCGGCAAACACGCGTTTTCCGCCCATATCCGCCATCAGTCACCCGCCGAGGCCGCGGATTTGCTGAACAGGGCCTATCGGCGGCTGACGGAACAGCATGGGTTTCACATGGTCACGCTGCAGCTCGAAACAGAGTGTCTCGACGAGCGCCACGCGCGGGATCTTGATATAGTCCAGATAGCGGCTGCAAAGGCTGCGCAAGAAAAGACTGATGTGCGAGATGCGCATCCGCACCCAAGCCCTAACACAGAAGGGCCGTAG